The Nitrosomonas sp. PY1 genomic sequence AACGCTTTTAGCACCTTCAGCTACAGCGTGAGCCATAATTTCGATGTGACCATATGTGCTGTAGTAAAGAACGAGAATTTTTGTCATGTTGTACCTCCTTATTTATTAATAATTGTTTAAGGGTTTTGTCGGTTTTACTCCTCAGTCAAATATAAAGCAATAGACCGAAGCGTTTCTGTAGAATTTTATGGGAAAAGGCTTTGCTCAAAGCAGCATTTTCATATCTCACTAACAGTAGCTTGCCGATGAATTGCATAGGATTTGTTTGATTTTATCAAAGGTTAAAATTTTATTCGTAGTCGCAGATTATGTCTTCATTTTGAAACTTCGGACTCCATGAAAATCAGCATACTGGAGTTGTCCCAATTTGACGGGTGTTTTTTTCATGAAGTCAATATGCTGATTATTTCAAGTAAACTGAAATAGCCTTAGCTGCAATACCGCGTAGTCGTTCAACACACCGTTTTTCCAGTCATGTTACGCACGGTTATCTTTATAATGCACAGGGAATGAGGAGAATCGCCAGTTCGTTTGCAGACATGCTGCTGAGATTCAGGTGCGGATAATAGATATGCTTTGAAAGCCAGCATCCACTAGTACAGGTGCTTAAACGATGTCTTGAAAATAAGTTAGAATAGCAATTTAGAATTTTTAAATGGGAGTTCCTGAATGTCAATGGCAGACCGCGATGGTGTAATTTGGTATGACGGTAAAATGGTTCCTTGGCGGGATGCAAACACACATGTGCTGACTCACACGCTGCACTATGGTTTGGGTGTCTTCGAAGGTGTGCGTGCGTATGAAACGGAGCGTGGCACCGCGATATTTCGCTTACCGGAACACACGAACCGATTATTTAATTCCGCGCATATTTTGATGATGAAAATACCGTATGACAAGACTACATTGATGCAAGCGCAATGCGATGTTGTCAGGCAGAATAAATTGTCGTCATGCTATATACGCCCACTTGTGTTTTATGGTTCAGAAGCTATGGGGCTTTCCGCCAAAACACTTTCGGTCCACGTTATTATTGCTGCGTGGCCTTGGGGTACTTATTTGGGCCCTGAGAGTCTAGAAAAAGGGATTCGGGTTAAAACTTCCTCATTCACGCGGCATCATGTCAATACCAATATGTGCCGCGCTAAATCGGTTTCGACCTACACGAACTCTATTTTGGCTAACCAGGAAGTGTCAGCGAATGGGTATGATGAAGCTTTGTTGCTCGATACGGATGGTTATGTTGCAGAAGGCTCGGGAGAAAATATTTTTATCATAAAGCAAGGTAAGGTTTTCACGCCAGATTTAACTGCTTGTCTTGAAGGTATTTCTAGAGCTTCTGTCATCGAGTTGGCAGGAGAAATTGGTGTGCCTGTTATCGAGAAGCGTATTACTCGCGATGAAGTCTATTGTGCAGATGAAGCTTTTTTCACGGGCACAGCCGCTGAGGTTACACCAATTCGTGAGTTGGACAATCGTATGATTGGCGATGGCAAACGAGGTCCTATCACTACTCAAATACAATCGATGTTTTTCGAGTGCGTCAAAGGCAAAGCTCAAAAACATATGGATTGGCTTACCCTGGTTTAACAAAGTCAGTTATTTTGGAGTTACTATGAGTCAACAGAATACTAATAACAAATCACGAGAAGTTGAAATTACTGCGGATGATCTACCATTACACTGCCCTATGCCTTCAATGATACTGTGGAACTCGCATCCGCGTGTATTTTTACCGATTGAGGCAACGGGCGAAGCGTTGTGTCCTTATTGCGGCACGTACTATGTGCTCAAAGGTGGTGCGAGAGGAGGG encodes the following:
- a CDS encoding branched-chain amino acid transaminase, giving the protein MSMADRDGVIWYDGKMVPWRDANTHVLTHTLHYGLGVFEGVRAYETERGTAIFRLPEHTNRLFNSAHILMMKIPYDKTTLMQAQCDVVRQNKLSSCYIRPLVFYGSEAMGLSAKTLSVHVIIAAWPWGTYLGPESLEKGIRVKTSSFTRHHVNTNMCRAKSVSTYTNSILANQEVSANGYDEALLLDTDGYVAEGSGENIFIIKQGKVFTPDLTACLEGISRASVIELAGEIGVPVIEKRITRDEVYCADEAFFTGTAAEVTPIRELDNRMIGDGKRGPITTQIQSMFFECVKGKAQKHMDWLTLV
- a CDS encoding zinc-finger domain-containing protein; the encoded protein is MSQQNTNNKSREVEITADDLPLHCPMPSMILWNSHPRVFLPIEATGEALCPYCGTYYVLKGGARGGHH